One Natrarchaeobaculum sulfurireducens genomic window carries:
- a CDS encoding signal peptidase I — MRFRRIFDIAGLLLLIAVVAPFFVYTVPGAVGADHSFVVLSGSMEPEISPGDVVVVQETDPESIEEGNVITFAEEGEEVPVTHRVIDRQEHNGAVAFETQGDANPEPDASLVPPENVLGSVIFTIPLIGYVIQFGGTPVGLVVLVGLPVALLLVTEAIAFSKSIVASNATTASGNPTPDSGPTQLESDPGSNSADVAGSDEEVTVHVEDLTITLGILVLVVPYSIYVAIQLPTAVSLTAAFAATFSMLGLGSMWLLARYSTELAPPETEAAESDTSVDVEDEAFEWLLSNDRPIASGVDAPDDSEQSDEPTSSGVTSVEGTQTPAGEPEVTGVEGSDVAAAEDDTLATELEADE, encoded by the coding sequence ATGAGATTTCGACGAATTTTCGACATCGCTGGACTTCTTCTGCTGATTGCGGTTGTAGCGCCGTTTTTTGTTTATACTGTTCCTGGGGCTGTCGGCGCCGACCACAGTTTTGTCGTATTGTCGGGAAGTATGGAACCGGAGATCTCACCGGGAGATGTCGTCGTTGTCCAGGAGACCGATCCAGAGTCGATCGAAGAGGGTAACGTCATCACGTTCGCCGAAGAGGGCGAAGAGGTACCAGTCACCCATCGGGTGATCGACCGCCAAGAGCACAATGGTGCAGTAGCGTTCGAAACACAGGGTGATGCAAATCCAGAACCAGACGCATCACTCGTCCCACCGGAGAACGTACTCGGCTCGGTCATCTTTACGATCCCACTGATCGGATATGTTATCCAGTTCGGGGGGACCCCAGTGGGACTCGTGGTACTCGTTGGTCTTCCTGTTGCCCTTCTGTTGGTCACTGAAGCAATTGCGTTTAGCAAGTCGATCGTAGCGTCAAACGCGACGACCGCTTCCGGCAACCCAACACCCGATTCCGGCCCAACTCAACTCGAGAGTGACCCGGGCTCGAACTCGGCTGATGTCGCTGGTTCTGATGAGGAGGTTACGGTTCATGTGGAAGATCTCACGATCACGCTTGGGATACTGGTACTGGTTGTACCCTATAGCATCTACGTAGCGATCCAGTTGCCGACAGCTGTTTCGCTCACTGCCGCATTTGCCGCGACGTTCTCGATGCTTGGGCTTGGTAGTATGTGGCTGTTAGCAAGGTATTCTACCGAATTGGCCCCACCGGAGACTGAGGCGGCCGAAAGCGACACTTCAGTCGATGTTGAAGACGAGGCGTTCGAGTGGCTTCTCTCGAACGACAGGCCAATTGCATCCGGCGTCGACGCTCCCGACGATTCAGAACAGAGTGATGAACCGACGTCCTCGGGTGTAACCTCTGTCGAGGGGACACAGACTCCCGCTGGAGAACCAGAGGTGACCGGCGTCGAAGGAAGTGACGTGGCGGCAGCCGAAGACGATACGCTAGCTACCGAACTGGAGGCAGACGAATGA